ACGCAAAGTTGGGCCAGACCAATTACCGTTAAGGTCGCACCATCTCGAAGTAGTGGGTAGATAACAAAATCAACATTGAAAAAAGCAGGGTTCTGTAAGCCAAAAAATATAAACAAGGCAACAGTAAGTAGTGTTAATACCACTCGTTGATCATTTAATATTGACTTAATCTTCAAATCTTCACCCTCTTGTTATCAATTGCATCAAAGTCCCAATCGATACCCAATCCTACGGAGGTTGGTGCCAATGCCATACCCTTTTCAATCTTTATCTCACTCTTTGTTACGCCACGAAGCTGTGGAATATGCTCAACATATAAACCATTGGGAATAGCTGCTGCCAAACTGACATGAATCTCCATTAAAAAGTGTGGGCAAACTTTTACATTAAAACTCTCTGCCATATGTGCAACCTTTAGCCATGGCGTAATTCCACCAACGCGAGCAACATCAACTTGCACGATACCAACTGCATTTTGATGCAGGTATTGTTGAAATTGCATTGCAGAGTACATAGTTTCACCAACTGCAATTGGGATGCTGGTTGATTGCGCCAATCTGGCATGACCAGTTACATCATCAGCTGGCAAAGGCTCTTCTAGCCAAAATAAATCAATAGGCTCAAATGCTTTGGCACGTTTAACTGCTTCGGCGACTGTAAATGATGTATTGGCATCAACCATGATATGCATATCTCTTCCAACAGTCTCTCTAACCGCCATCAATCTTTCAACATCTTCATGTGCCTTTGGTTTACCAACCTTTAGCTTTACGCCAGGCCAACCTTTTTTCTTAGATTCAACCGCTCCTGCTACCAACTCCTCAGTTGTTAAATGAAGCCAACCGCCCTCTGTGTCATAAAGAGGAACTCGGTCTTTAAAACCACCTGCTGCAACCGCCAAGCTTTGGCCTTCGCGTTTGCACTTTAAATCCCAAATTGCAGTATCAATTGCAGCAACGGCAAGTGATGTAATCGCTCCAGTCTCAGTTGCTCTAGTGGAGTAGTAAATGTCATGCCAAACTTTTTCAACTCGAGCGCTATCCATTCCCTTTAACTTAGGTACTAAGTAATCGCGCAACATCGCAAGTACTGCTGTGCCACCTGTTCCGATTGTGTAGCTATAGCCAACGCCGGTATTTCCATCAGCGGTAGTGATTTTTACAAATAAAGTCTCTTGTTTTAAAAATGCTTGAACTGAATCAGTTCTTACTGTCTCAACAGGAATATCAATTAGAAAGGCTTCGGCGTTGGTAATTATGCTCAACTGAAAAAGTCCTTTCTCAAAAAAAGTTTAAAACTTACCTAATTGCGGAAGGGCGATCAGGAGTAAACCTGATCGCCCAACCTGAACTTACTTTTTACTTACAGGTCATGTACTCGTTCTGGAAAGCCGTAAGGATTTCCTTTGAAGTAGCTTGACGTGTGTCGTTGTAGGTATCAACGTTGTCCTTTGTTACCAAGAATGAACCGGAGTCTACGTATAGACCAGGTGTATTCATGGTGCACTTCTTAGTTCCAAGTGCTGAAAGAACCCATGATCCAACATAACCTTGTCCCCAAGGATTCTGAACAACTGTTCCAGAAATTACACCAGACTTAATTGCATCCAAGATCTTTTGGTCATCATCAATTGCAATAACCTTGATTGGAAGCTTAGTTGATGCAACTCCATCAGTTGCAGCAACAGCTGGGTTGTAAGCAGTTGTAACGATGCCGTTAATCTGCTTGCCCTTTGCTGCTAGAAGATCTGTTACAGCCTTTGTAGCTGACTGTAGATCTGAGTCAATGTCAGTGATTGTGGTTAGAAGTTTTACTTTTCCACCAGTCTCTGCGATTGCTTGCTTAACACCATCCATACGACGGATTGTGTTTGCATCTACTGCGTTACCAGTTAAGTGAACAAGATTTCCCTTGCCACCCATCTCTTTAATAACTGCAGTTGCTGCAAGGTATGCAGCTTTGCCAGTATCAGTGCTCAAGCAGAAGTCTGCTGAGTTTTTCTGTGGCTCTTTAACAATGTCATATCCACCTGGGCATGAAGCAAGGGAACCAACTGCGAATCCTTTTGCCTTTAGTCCAGCAAATGTGGTGTTGATATCTGTTGGTGAAACACCGAATACACCAAATGCGTTATAGCCTTGAGCTGCCATCGCATCGATTGCTGCATTGTGCTTGGTTTGATCCCATTCACCAGTCTCGTTGAATTCTGTTCCGCCAATTCCGAATTCAGATACAGCGGCTGCTCCGCCATCTTTCCATGGTTGGAAGTAAGGGTGAGCTCCACCTGGCACAAGTGCTACCTTGATTGAACCAAATTCTCCGTCTCCGCCTGCAGAGTCAGATGAACTTGAACAACCTGTTACAAGTAGCGCAACTGCTGCCAGTGACGCAAGTAATGATTTCTTCATTAATTTCCTTTCGGTTATTTGCTAAACCCCCATGAAGTTTTAATAAACCTATGGGAATACGGTTGGAGAGAGCATTCTCCTAAATTGGGATTAAATCAACGCTTAAGAGCGCTAGAAAGATAACGAATCTGTAATTTTCACGCTTATTTAAATGGCATTTTCTTCCAAACCTAAACCCTAACTTTAGCTTTCCAATATGTGGACAGATTGTCTAAATTTGGCCAATCCATTCTGGACCATTTGGGTAGGTAAAGTCTGAAACAGATTTATCAAACATCTGTGCGCCGGCTCCTGCCTTAAGTGGTGGCATATATCTAGCATTTTCTATTTCAGTTGGCACAACAAAGTGCTCATGTAGGTGATCGACAAACTCAACTACTCGATCTGGATTCTCACCGCCAACTGCAACATAATCAAACATTGCAAGGTGCTGAACCATTTCACACAAACCAACGCCGCCAGCATGTGGGCAAACTGGTAAGCCAAATTTTGCTGCCATCAAGATAATGGCAATATTTTCATTTACGCCAGCAACTCTGGAAGCATCAATTTGTACAAAGGATAAGGATTTTGATTGCATCATCTGTTTAAAAATAATTCGATTTGTTACATGCTCACCAGTTGCCACCTTGACGGGTGCGATCGCCTTTGCAATCGCTGCATGACCAACTGCATCATCTGGATTGGTTGGCTCCTCAACCCAATGAAGATTGACATCACCTAATGCATTAATCCAGTTAATTGCCTCATTAACATCCCAAACCTGATTTGCATCAATGGCTAACTTAACATCTGGCCCAATAGCCTCCCTTGCTAGCTTTAATCTTCGCTTATCATCTTCTAGCGATACACCACACTTTAATTTTATTAACTTAAATCCATCAGCAACTGCTTGTTTGGCTAATCGAATCATTTTCTCATCTGCGTAACCAAGCCAACCTGGCGTTGTTGTATATGCAGGTAGGCCATTGGCAATTAAAGATGCTTCATTTTTGACTCGGTTTGCTTGAGCTTTGGTAAGAATCTCAAGTGCCTCACTTGGAGTTATTGCATCTGAGATGTATCTGAAATCTACTAAATCAACTAGTTCTTGTGGTGATAGATCTGAAAGATGCTTCCAAAGCGGCTTCCCACTTACTTTACAAACAAGATCCCAAGCAGCATTTATTACAGCCCCTGCTGCCATATGAGTTAAACCTTTTTCAGGTCCTAGCCAGCGCATCTGTGAATCCCGAACTAAAGATTTTGCAAAATCCCCCATTGATTTAGCTAAGTCTGAAACTTCCCGACCAACTGCATAAGTTGCCAACAAATCTATTGCTGCGCATTGCAGATCATTACCTCGCCCAATTGTGAAAACTAAGCCATACCCTGACAAATTAGGATCATCTGTTTTAAGTTCTAAATAGGCAGCTGAGTAATCTGGATCTTGATTCATGGCATCTGAGCCATCTAAACCACGTGAGGTTGGAAAGCGCACATCGGTGGTCTTAAATCCGATTACCTTTGGCATTTGCTCCCCTTAAAAATTATCAGACCTATTCGTTTACTGCTTAAAATCCTATACGATAATCAAATAAGGAAAGGGATAACTTGGAAATTAAAAGAATTGGTTCAGTTATTGGGGTTAAGCCAGATCAGATTGCTGAGTATGAACGAATTCATGCCGAAGTTTGGCCAGGGGTTTTAGCAACACTTAAACGAGCTAATGTCACAAAGTTTTCAATCTTTCGTCATGAGAATATGCTTTTTTCTTATATGGAGTACAGCGGCACAGATTATGAAGCCGACATGGCAATGATTGCAGCTGATCCAATTACCCAGGATTGGTGGAAAGTCACCGCCCCTATGCAAAATCCAGTGCCGCAAAAAAGTGAAAATGAATGGTGGCATGAAATTCCAGAGGTTTTTCATCTAACATAAGTTATTGACCAAAATAGAGAGCGAGTCGGCAATGAGAATTGATTCACACCATCACGTATGGGACCTATCAGTGCGCGAGCAAGGATGGATGGTTGGTGAAGCATTAAACCCAATCAAGAAGAATTTCTCAATTAATGATTTACGCCAGGCAATTACCGGATGCGGTATTGATAAAACAGTGGTGGTTCAAACAGTTACAAATTATGATGAAACTCCAGAGTTACTTGAGCTTGCAGATACTGATGATTTAGTAGCAGGTGTAGTTGGATTCTTAAAAATTGATGCCGAGGATGCAATCGCCCATTTAGATTCATATCAACCTTTGCGCGGCTTTAAATACTTAGTCGGCATACGAGATATTGCCCATGATTATGAAGATGTTAAATACCTTTCAAAGCCACAAGTAATTAAAAATGTACAAGAGCTTGGAAAACGTGGTTTGGTATATGACTTGTTAACAAAGACACCGCATATGAGAGCTGCAATAGATCTAGTTAAAGCATGCCCAAATACAATGTTTGTTTTAGACCATATCTCTAAGCCATATATCGCAAAGGCAGATATGCAGCCTTGGACCGATCAAATCACTGAGTTAGCAAGCTTTGAAAATGTAGTGGTCAAGGTTTCTGGTTTATTTACCGAAGCAGATTGGAAGAACTGGAAGAAGGAAGATTTCTGGCCATACCTAGAACACATCACTAAGTCTTTTACGCCAAATCGAATGATGTTTGGTTCAGATTGGCCAGTTTGCTTACTTGCTGCCACCTATAAACAAAGTATTGATTTAGTTGAGGAGTTCACTAGCAAATTTTCAGAGAGTGAAAATAATGCTTTTTGGGCAGGTACTGCAAATAAGGCTTACGGTTTAAATCTTATTTAACTAGGCATACCTGGCGTGAAGTGCGCCATCGACCATTAGATCAGCTCCACTTATAAAGGATGCGTCCTTTGATAGTGTAAATAAAATAACATTTGCAATCTCCTCAGGGGATCCAAATCTTGCATTTGGTGCAACCAATAAAGCATGTGCCTTTTCATCTGGAAACTTTTCCATATAGCTCTTCAGCAATGGTGTTGCAGTTGTGCCAGGAGAAACTGAGTTAACTCGAATTCCGTACTTGCCTTCATCAAGGGCTAAGTTTCTAGATAAACCAATAATTCCACCTTTAGCAGCAGAGTAAGGGAAAAAGTTTGGACGAGACATCCGGCCATGAATAGATGAGATGTTAACTATTGAGCCGTATTTTTTCTTTCGCATATCTGGCAAACATAATTTCGCTAGGTACCAACTAGATTTTAAATCCAGGGCAAAGAAGTCATTCCACTCCTCCTCGGCATACTCAACTGCATCGGCGTAGGAGTTTCTTCCCGCATTTGATACTGCCACTGTTACTGGGCCAAAGGCTGAAACTAATTTGTCATATCCTGCTTTAAAGGTTTCAAATTTTGAAACATCAGCCTTTTGGTACTGAACCTGATGTCCTTCACTGATTAGTTTTTCAACTAAGGCATTTGCTTTGGCATCATCAATATCTACAAATGAAATCTTGGCGCCCTCTTTAACCCCACCTAAAACAATTGCTTCACCAATTCCAGCAGCCCCACCTGTTACAAATAAATGCTCACCTTTTAATATCATGCGCTTCGCGCTCCCAATCCGCCATCAACTGCCCAATCTGAACCACTTACATAAGTTGATTTGTCGGAGAGTAAAAATGTCACAACCTTTGCTACTTCATTAGGTTCACCCATACGACCTAATGGTTGGATTGAATTGGCTTTTTCAGTTCGTCCTGACTCTGCTGCCAGCCAGCCTTTAGTTAAATCTGTGAGAATGTAACCTGGCGAAACAGCGTTGACTCTAATCTCATGCTTGCCTTCATCTAAAGCTAAGTTTCTTGTTAAACCAAGAACTGCTGATTTTGCTGCGCCATATGGGAAAAAACCTGGATAAGTAAGTCGGCCATGAATTGAACAAATATTAACAATTGAGCCACCTTTAGCTTTTCGCATGGCAGGTAAAGCTAACTTCGCGGTTAACCAAACTGGCTTCATATCTACTGCAAAAAAATCATCCCACTCTTTATCAGTCATGGTTACAGGATCAGCGTGAGAGTTAACACCGGCATTATTAACAACGCCAGTAACATCCCCAAATTTACTAACTGCCTGATTAAACGCACTCTTTAACTCTTCAAAGTTGGCAACATTGGCCTTTGCAAAAAATGCTTTCTTTCCTGAATTATTTAATTGCGCTGCTAATTTTTCACCAGCTGCAACATCGATATCAATAAATGAAACAGTGGCGCCTTCATCAGCTGCATCTTGAACAATTGCAGCGCCAATTCCTTTGGCACCGCCCGTTACGAAGATATGTTTATTGGCTAACTTCATGTTGATAAACTACCTTACTAGCCTGGTCAATTGCACTTCTAAAAGCTAAAACGTTTTTCCGCACGCCAGCCGCACCATCTTTAGTTAGTGGGCCACCTAATCCAACTAAGTCTGCGCCAGCCTCAAACCACTTTGGAATTGACTCCAAGGTAACACCGGCAGTTGGACACCAGCGATTATTTGGAAATGGCTCCCTAATAGATTTTAAGTGGGCAGGTCCTAAAACTGATGCTGGAAATAATTTCAAAATATCTGCCCCTGCATCAACTGCTATGCCAACCTCTGTTGGGGTTGATACACCCGGCATTGAAACTAATTTCAACTTCTTAGTAGCTGTGATTACATCCTCATTGGTATCAGGTGAAACGATAAACCGAGCCCCGATTGCTTCAACTTTTTTAACATCTTTAACTGTTCTAACTGTGCCAGCGCCAACTAACAAATCCTTATTCTTTAAAAGCTTTTCAATAATTTTTAGTGCCCCTGGCGTCGTTAGAGTTATCTCAATAACTTTCACACCAGCATCAACTAACGCGTCCGCCATTTCTTGGCCTTGCGCTTGCGTATTACACCTAACCAAGGTCATCATCTTTTCAGCAAGTAATTTATCTACTGTTTTCATTAATTACCCCTTACCTTTTGAATGATCTCTTTATCAATCACACCAGCAATTCCACTTGGTATGCCAGTCCAGTCCCCAAACATACTTGCAACTAACGCACCGCAGATACTTCCTTGCTCAAGTGCTTGCGTAGTGCTCATGCCACTAAGTAATCCAGCGATGACGCCACCAGTGAAAGCATCTCCTGATCCAACGGGATCAACTGCAACCACCTTAGGAGGTGTAATCTCTTCATAATTTCCATCAATGCTAAAACGCATTTTTTGATCACCTTTTGTCATTACTGCAATCTTGCAACCTCTTTTATTAACCTCTGCCAGAATTTGCCTAGGATCTACCTGTCCAAAAACTACCTGGTACTCATCCTCTCCCCAAATTAAAAGTTCAACATCACGGGCTAGAGGTTCTAAAACTTTTCTTGCCGCATCTTCACTCCAAAGCTTTCTTCTAATGTTTAAATCAAAGCTTGATTTGATCTTTAATTGGGCTGCTTTTTCTAAAGCATGCTTCACCGTTTTAGCACCACTTTCAGATATGGCGCAGGTAATACCGGTGGCATGTAACCATCTGGTGGATGAAATATATGAATCTAAAATGTCAGATGGCTCAATTGTTGAGGCCGCTGATCCTTTTCTTAAATAACTTATTTCAACTGGTGCTGATTTACCAGGATTTCTAACCATTGCGCCAGTAAATGAATCAACTCTCTTTGCAAGGGAAACATCAACTCCTTCAGCTTCAATATCAGCCATCATTACTGAACCTAATTGATCATTACCAAATCTTGAGAAATATTGGGCCTTTAAACCAAGTCGAGAGAGTGCAACTGCCACATTAACCTCAGCACCTGCAGTTACTCGTTCAAATTTTGTTGCACTCATTACTGAGTCGGTATCACTTGAAATAAAGACAGATAGAGATTCACCAAATGTAAAAAGGTCTGTGCTCAATTAAGCACCGAAGAGATTTGTTTTTTTACCTACAACTCCTGGAGATGCAATAAAAATGTAGCCTGATTGAGGGTATTGATCTAAATCTATTTGCTCCCCAGGATTTCCAACTGCTGAGGTAATTACTAACTTATCTAACTTTTCACCTGCAAAGACGCAAGAGGTTATTTTCTGGGCTGGTAATTTGATCTCATCAAGTAGTTTGCCGGTTTTACCATCAAAGCATCTGACACAAGATCCAAGCCAAAAAGCTACCCAAAGATTGTCATTTGCATCAGAGCACATGCCATCTGGATACCCCATGCCATCTGTTATTTGAACTAATGGTCTACGGTTTGAAATCTGTCCATTTTGATAATCAAATTGGTCTACTCGCATAGACAATGTGTCGATATAGAACATTCTAGATAGGTCCACCGACCAATCCATTCCATTTGAAATACCAACTGAACCAAAAAGGTTTTCTAATTTCTTGCCATCTTTATTAAGTCGATATAAAGAACCTTGATCTGTTTGATTTTCATAAGCCATCGAACCTAAGAAAAGGTTTCCGTCTGGTGAAACCTTTGCATCATTCCAGCGCATCACACCAGATTGATTATCGCCATCAACATCTTTTCTGGTTGGCAAAGTGTGAAAAGTACCATCTGCATCTCTTAATACTGGGCCATCAGCTGTACCTAGAATTTCACCGCCAACAGTTCGTGGAATTTGAAATCCAATATTTTGATCTGCGTAGTACTCATCAATTTTTCCAGTTATAAGATCACGAGATCTAACAGCTTTACTATAAATATCACACCATTGAACATGGCTGTTCTTATCCCCAGTTGCAGTTGGACCTTCACCTAATTGATTTCGTCTTGAATCAAAAACCTCAACTGCAATTGTC
The Candidatus Nanopelagicus limnes DNA segment above includes these coding regions:
- a CDS encoding mandelate racemase/muconate lactonizing enzyme family protein, yielding MSIITNAEAFLIDIPVETVRTDSVQAFLKQETLFVKITTADGNTGVGYSYTIGTGGTAVLAMLRDYLVPKLKGMDSARVEKVWHDIYYSTRATETGAITSLAVAAIDTAIWDLKCKREGQSLAVAAGGFKDRVPLYDTEGGWLHLTTEELVAGAVESKKKGWPGVKLKVGKPKAHEDVERLMAVRETVGRDMHIMVDANTSFTVAEAVKRAKAFEPIDLFWLEEPLPADDVTGHARLAQSTSIPIAVGETMYSAMQFQQYLHQNAVGIVQVDVARVGGITPWLKVAHMAESFNVKVCPHFLMEIHVSLAAAIPNGLYVEHIPQLRGVTKSEIKIEKGMALAPTSVGLGIDWDFDAIDNKRVKI
- a CDS encoding sugar ABC transporter substrate-binding protein encodes the protein MKKSLLASLAAVALLVTGCSSSSDSAGGDGEFGSIKVALVPGGAHPYFQPWKDGGAAAVSEFGIGGTEFNETGEWDQTKHNAAIDAMAAQGYNAFGVFGVSPTDINTTFAGLKAKGFAVGSLASCPGGYDIVKEPQKNSADFCLSTDTGKAAYLAATAVIKEMGGKGNLVHLTGNAVDANTIRRMDGVKQAIAETGGKVKLLTTITDIDSDLQSATKAVTDLLAAKGKQINGIVTTAYNPAVAATDGVASTKLPIKVIAIDDDQKILDAIKSGVISGTVVQNPWGQGYVGSWVLSALGTKKCTMNTPGLYVDSGSFLVTKDNVDTYNDTRQATSKEILTAFQNEYMTCK
- a CDS encoding enolase C-terminal domain-like protein yields the protein MPKVIGFKTTDVRFPTSRGLDGSDAMNQDPDYSAAYLELKTDDPNLSGYGLVFTIGRGNDLQCAAIDLLATYAVGREVSDLAKSMGDFAKSLVRDSQMRWLGPEKGLTHMAAGAVINAAWDLVCKVSGKPLWKHLSDLSPQELVDLVDFRYISDAITPSEALEILTKAQANRVKNEASLIANGLPAYTTTPGWLGYADEKMIRLAKQAVADGFKLIKLKCGVSLEDDKRRLKLAREAIGPDVKLAIDANQVWDVNEAINWINALGDVNLHWVEEPTNPDDAVGHAAIAKAIAPVKVATGEHVTNRIIFKQMMQSKSLSFVQIDASRVAGVNENIAIILMAAKFGLPVCPHAGGVGLCEMVQHLAMFDYVAVGGENPDRVVEFVDHLHEHFVVPTEIENARYMPPLKAGAGAQMFDKSVSDFTYPNGPEWIGQI
- a CDS encoding L-rhamnose mutarotase, whose translation is MEIKRIGSVIGVKPDQIAEYERIHAEVWPGVLATLKRANVTKFSIFRHENMLFSYMEYSGTDYEADMAMIAADPITQDWWKVTAPMQNPVPQKSENEWWHEIPEVFHLT
- a CDS encoding amidohydrolase family protein, with amino-acid sequence MRIDSHHHVWDLSVREQGWMVGEALNPIKKNFSINDLRQAITGCGIDKTVVVQTVTNYDETPELLELADTDDLVAGVVGFLKIDAEDAIAHLDSYQPLRGFKYLVGIRDIAHDYEDVKYLSKPQVIKNVQELGKRGLVYDLLTKTPHMRAAIDLVKACPNTMFVLDHISKPYIAKADMQPWTDQITELASFENVVVKVSGLFTEADWKNWKKEDFWPYLEHITKSFTPNRMMFGSDWPVCLLAATYKQSIDLVEEFTSKFSESENNAFWAGTANKAYGLNLI
- a CDS encoding SDR family NAD(P)-dependent oxidoreductase; its protein translation is MILKGEHLFVTGGAAGIGEAIVLGGVKEGAKISFVDIDDAKANALVEKLISEGHQVQYQKADVSKFETFKAGYDKLVSAFGPVTVAVSNAGRNSYADAVEYAEEEWNDFFALDLKSSWYLAKLCLPDMRKKKYGSIVNISSIHGRMSRPNFFPYSAAKGGIIGLSRNLALDEGKYGIRVNSVSPGTTATPLLKSYMEKFPDEKAHALLVAPNARFGSPEEIANVILFTLSKDASFISGADLMVDGALHARYA
- a CDS encoding SDR family NAD(P)-dependent oxidoreductase, translating into MKLANKHIFVTGGAKGIGAAIVQDAADEGATVSFIDIDVAAGEKLAAQLNNSGKKAFFAKANVANFEELKSAFNQAVSKFGDVTGVVNNAGVNSHADPVTMTDKEWDDFFAVDMKPVWLTAKLALPAMRKAKGGSIVNICSIHGRLTYPGFFPYGAAKSAVLGLTRNLALDEGKHEIRVNAVSPGYILTDLTKGWLAAESGRTEKANSIQPLGRMGEPNEVAKVVTFLLSDKSTYVSGSDWAVDGGLGARSA
- a CDS encoding bifunctional 4-hydroxy-2-oxoglutarate aldolase/2-dehydro-3-deoxy-phosphogluconate aldolase produces the protein MKTVDKLLAEKMMTLVRCNTQAQGQEMADALVDAGVKVIEITLTTPGALKIIEKLLKNKDLLVGAGTVRTVKDVKKVEAIGARFIVSPDTNEDVITATKKLKLVSMPGVSTPTEVGIAVDAGADILKLFPASVLGPAHLKSIREPFPNNRWCPTAGVTLESIPKWFEAGADLVGLGGPLTKDGAAGVRKNVLAFRSAIDQASKVVYQHEVSQ
- a CDS encoding sugar kinase, which codes for MSTDLFTFGESLSVFISSDTDSVMSATKFERVTAGAEVNVAVALSRLGLKAQYFSRFGNDQLGSVMMADIEAEGVDVSLAKRVDSFTGAMVRNPGKSAPVEISYLRKGSAASTIEPSDILDSYISSTRWLHATGITCAISESGAKTVKHALEKAAQLKIKSSFDLNIRRKLWSEDAARKVLEPLARDVELLIWGEDEYQVVFGQVDPRQILAEVNKRGCKIAVMTKGDQKMRFSIDGNYEEITPPKVVAVDPVGSGDAFTGGVIAGLLSGMSTTQALEQGSICGALVASMFGDWTGIPSGIAGVIDKEIIQKVRGN
- a CDS encoding SMP-30/gluconolactonase/LRE family protein, which encodes MTIAVEVFDSRRNQLGEGPTATGDKNSHVQWCDIYSKAVRSRDLITGKIDEYYADQNIGFQIPRTVGGEILGTADGPVLRDADGTFHTLPTRKDVDGDNQSGVMRWNDAKVSPDGNLFLGSMAYENQTDQGSLYRLNKDGKKLENLFGSVGISNGMDWSVDLSRMFYIDTLSMRVDQFDYQNGQISNRRPLVQITDGMGYPDGMCSDANDNLWVAFWLGSCVRCFDGKTGKLLDEIKLPAQKITSCVFAGEKLDKLVITSAVGNPGEQIDLDQYPQSGYIFIASPGVVGKKTNLFGA